One genomic window of Sodaliphilus pleomorphus includes the following:
- a CDS encoding acyl carrier protein, giving the protein MSEIAKRVTAIIVDKLGVSESEVTPEATFQQDLGADSLDTVELIMEFEKEFGIQIPDEKAETIQTVGDAIKYIEAAKAE; this is encoded by the coding sequence ATGTCTGAAATCGCAAAAAGAGTAACAGCTATCATCGTTGACAAGCTTGGCGTCAGCGAGTCGGAAGTAACACCAGAAGCAACATTCCAACAGGACCTGGGCGCCGATTCACTCGACACCGTGGAGCTGATCATGGAATTTGAGAAGGAGTTCGGCATCCAGATTCCCGACGAGAAGGCCGAGACCATTCAAACTGTGGGCGACGCCATCAAGTATATCGAGGCTGCAAAGGCAGAATAA